In Canis lupus dingo isolate Sandy chromosome 25, ASM325472v2, whole genome shotgun sequence, one genomic interval encodes:
- the LOC112669474 gene encoding uncharacterized protein LOC112669474 isoform X7, with product MVSEKINKWRARRECHHTCAWPRNTCCAVSKSMPANKFVLKRRLVQTGTAPRNEPHEEDATWKQREEVPPASPGERPQEKPSPPAPWSRTLSLRNSRGVQDRAPHHWARRQNSHFLSNFITTILIIALVWAGSSSQSPCPFPPLHFIDIQLPLP from the exons ATGGTCTCTGAGAAGATAAACAAGTGGAGAGCCAGAAGGGAATGTCACCACACTTGTGCCTGGCCCAGGAACACATGCTGTGCTGTTTCAAAATCTATGCCTGCAAATAAGTTTGTGCTG AAGAGGAGATTGGTACAGACAGGGACAGCCCCCAGGAATGAGCCACATGAAGAAGATGCCACGTGGAAACAAAGGGAGGAAGTGCCCCCTGCgagcccaggagagaggcctcaagAGAAACCAAGCCCGCCCGCACCCTGGTCTCGGACTCTCAGCCTCCGGAACAG CAGGGGAGTccaggacagagccccacatcacTGGGCAAGAAGACAGAACAGTCATTTCCTCTCCAACTTCATCACCACTATCCTCATAATTGCACTGGTGTGGGCAG GGTCTTCGTCACAATCTCCGTGTCCCTTCCCACCTCTCCATTTCATTGACATCCAACTACCTTTGCCCTGA
- the LOC112669474 gene encoding uncharacterized protein LOC112669474 isoform X6 — MVSEKINKWRARRECHHTCAWPRNTCCAVSKSMPANKFVLKRRLVQTGTAPRNEPHEEDATWKQREEVPPASPGERPQEKPSPPAPWSRTLSLRNRGVQDRAPHHWARRQNSHFLSNFITTILIIALVWAAHLFLGRIKSAFLDSKSKDKDCVKVQPLTFTSEIIVVKAKALICTSRALSE; from the exons ATGGTCTCTGAGAAGATAAACAAGTGGAGAGCCAGAAGGGAATGTCACCACACTTGTGCCTGGCCCAGGAACACATGCTGTGCTGTTTCAAAATCTATGCCTGCAAATAAGTTTGTGCTG AAGAGGAGATTGGTACAGACAGGGACAGCCCCCAGGAATGAGCCACATGAAGAAGATGCCACGTGGAAACAAAGGGAGGAAGTGCCCCCTGCgagcccaggagagaggcctcaagAGAAACCAAGCCCGCCCGCACCCTGGTCTCGGACTCTCAGCCTCCGGAACAG GGGAGTccaggacagagccccacatcacTGGGCAAGAAGACAGAACAGTCATTTCCTCTCCAACTTCATCACCACTATCCTCATAATTGCACTGGTGTGGGCAG CTCATCTATTCCTGGGGAGAATTAAGAGTGCTTTCCTGGATAGTAAAAGTAAAGACAAAGATTGTGTCAAGGTTCAACCACTGACTTTCACTTCAGAGATAATAGTTGTAAAAGCCAAAGCTTTGATTTGTACAAGCAGAGCTCTTAGTGAATAA
- the LOC112669474 gene encoding uncharacterized protein LOC112669474 isoform X4 has translation MVSEKINKWRARRECHHTCAWPRNTCCAVSKSMPANKFVLKRRLVQTGTAPRNEPHEEDATWKQREEVPPASPGERPQEKPSPPAPWSRTLSLRNRGVQDRAPHHWARRQNSHFLSNFITTILIIALVWADWASLLYLQQSFKAAGWHQAIRVTQTTMMTFPGVQHPAFFPLSPHRAWSCHQNEERWERRILFPLPFKVPWASQE, from the exons ATGGTCTCTGAGAAGATAAACAAGTGGAGAGCCAGAAGGGAATGTCACCACACTTGTGCCTGGCCCAGGAACACATGCTGTGCTGTTTCAAAATCTATGCCTGCAAATAAGTTTGTGCTG AAGAGGAGATTGGTACAGACAGGGACAGCCCCCAGGAATGAGCCACATGAAGAAGATGCCACGTGGAAACAAAGGGAGGAAGTGCCCCCTGCgagcccaggagagaggcctcaagAGAAACCAAGCCCGCCCGCACCCTGGTCTCGGACTCTCAGCCTCCGGAACAG GGGAGTccaggacagagccccacatcacTGGGCAAGAAGACAGAACAGTCATTTCCTCTCCAACTTCATCACCACTATCCTCATAATTGCACTGGTGTGGGCAG ATTGGGCCTCTCTTCTCTATTTGCAGCAAAGCTTCAAAGCTGCAGGCTGGCATCAGGCCATCAGAGTCACTCAAACCACAATGATGACATTTCCTGGAGTTCAGCATCCAGccttcttccccctctcccctcatcGTGCCTGGTCCTGTCACCAAAACGAAGAAAGATGGGAAAGAAGAATATTGTTTCCTTTACCCTTCAAAGTTCCCTGGGCCTCCCAGGAATAG
- the LOC112669474 gene encoding uncharacterized protein LOC112669474 isoform X2: MVSEKINKWRARRECHHTCAWPRNTCCAVSKSMPANKFVLKRRLVQTGTAPRNEPHEEDATWKQREEVPPASPGERPQEKPSPPAPWSRTLSLRNRGVQDRAPHHWARRQNSHFLSNFITTILIIALVWAAKLQSCRLASGHQSHSNHNDDISWSSASSLLPPLPSSCLVLSPKRRKMGKKNIVSFTLQSSLGLPGIEYIPQLSPNLYVPTLPGSYKPWASGQTQKNICLFL; the protein is encoded by the exons ATGGTCTCTGAGAAGATAAACAAGTGGAGAGCCAGAAGGGAATGTCACCACACTTGTGCCTGGCCCAGGAACACATGCTGTGCTGTTTCAAAATCTATGCCTGCAAATAAGTTTGTGCTG AAGAGGAGATTGGTACAGACAGGGACAGCCCCCAGGAATGAGCCACATGAAGAAGATGCCACGTGGAAACAAAGGGAGGAAGTGCCCCCTGCgagcccaggagagaggcctcaagAGAAACCAAGCCCGCCCGCACCCTGGTCTCGGACTCTCAGCCTCCGGAACAG GGGAGTccaggacagagccccacatcacTGGGCAAGAAGACAGAACAGTCATTTCCTCTCCAACTTCATCACCACTATCCTCATAATTGCACTGGTGTGGGCAG CAAAGCTTCAAAGCTGCAGGCTGGCATCAGGCCATCAGAGTCACTCAAACCACAATGATGACATTTCCTGGAGTTCAGCATCCAGccttcttccccctctcccctcatcGTGCCTGGTCCTGTCACCAAAACGAAGAAAGATGGGAAAGAAGAATATTGTTTCCTTTACCCTTCAAAGTTCCCTGGGCCTCCCAGGAATAGAATATATTCCCCAACTTTCCCCAAATCTCTATGTCCCAACACTTCCAGGCAGTTATAAGCCATGGGCATCCGGGCAGACCCAGAAGAACATATGTCTTTTTCTCTAA
- the LOC112669474 gene encoding uncharacterized protein LOC112669474 isoform X8, whose translation MVSEKINKWRARRECHHTCAWPRNTCCAVSKSMPANKFVLKRRLVQTGTAPRNEPHEEDATWKQREEVPPASPGERPQEKPSPPAPWSRTLSLRNRGVQDRAPHHWARRQNSHFLSNFITTILIIALVWAGSSSQSPCPFPPLHFIDIQLPLP comes from the exons ATGGTCTCTGAGAAGATAAACAAGTGGAGAGCCAGAAGGGAATGTCACCACACTTGTGCCTGGCCCAGGAACACATGCTGTGCTGTTTCAAAATCTATGCCTGCAAATAAGTTTGTGCTG AAGAGGAGATTGGTACAGACAGGGACAGCCCCCAGGAATGAGCCACATGAAGAAGATGCCACGTGGAAACAAAGGGAGGAAGTGCCCCCTGCgagcccaggagagaggcctcaagAGAAACCAAGCCCGCCCGCACCCTGGTCTCGGACTCTCAGCCTCCGGAACAG GGGAGTccaggacagagccccacatcacTGGGCAAGAAGACAGAACAGTCATTTCCTCTCCAACTTCATCACCACTATCCTCATAATTGCACTGGTGTGGGCAG GGTCTTCGTCACAATCTCCGTGTCCCTTCCCACCTCTCCATTTCATTGACATCCAACTACCTTTGCCCTGA
- the LOC112669474 gene encoding uncharacterized protein LOC112669474 isoform X3 — MVSEKINKWRARRECHHTCAWPRNTCCAVSKSMPANKFVLKRRLVQTGTAPRNEPHEEDATWKQREEVPPASPGERPQEKPSPPAPWSRTLSLRNSRGVQDRAPHHWARRQNSHFLSNFITTILIIALVWADWASLLYLQQSFKAAGWHQAIRVTQTTMMTFPGVQHPAFFPLSPHRAWSCHQNEERWERRILFPLPFKVPWASQE, encoded by the exons ATGGTCTCTGAGAAGATAAACAAGTGGAGAGCCAGAAGGGAATGTCACCACACTTGTGCCTGGCCCAGGAACACATGCTGTGCTGTTTCAAAATCTATGCCTGCAAATAAGTTTGTGCTG AAGAGGAGATTGGTACAGACAGGGACAGCCCCCAGGAATGAGCCACATGAAGAAGATGCCACGTGGAAACAAAGGGAGGAAGTGCCCCCTGCgagcccaggagagaggcctcaagAGAAACCAAGCCCGCCCGCACCCTGGTCTCGGACTCTCAGCCTCCGGAACAG CAGGGGAGTccaggacagagccccacatcacTGGGCAAGAAGACAGAACAGTCATTTCCTCTCCAACTTCATCACCACTATCCTCATAATTGCACTGGTGTGGGCAG ATTGGGCCTCTCTTCTCTATTTGCAGCAAAGCTTCAAAGCTGCAGGCTGGCATCAGGCCATCAGAGTCACTCAAACCACAATGATGACATTTCCTGGAGTTCAGCATCCAGccttcttccccctctcccctcatcGTGCCTGGTCCTGTCACCAAAACGAAGAAAGATGGGAAAGAAGAATATTGTTTCCTTTACCCTTCAAAGTTCCCTGGGCCTCCCAGGAATAG
- the LOC112669474 gene encoding uncharacterized protein LOC112669474 isoform X1 has protein sequence MVSEKINKWRARRECHHTCAWPRNTCCAVSKSMPANKFVLKRRLVQTGTAPRNEPHEEDATWKQREEVPPASPGERPQEKPSPPAPWSRTLSLRNSRGVQDRAPHHWARRQNSHFLSNFITTILIIALVWAAKLQSCRLASGHQSHSNHNDDISWSSASSLLPPLPSSCLVLSPKRRKMGKKNIVSFTLQSSLGLPGIEYIPQLSPNLYVPTLPGSYKPWASGQTQKNICLFL, from the exons ATGGTCTCTGAGAAGATAAACAAGTGGAGAGCCAGAAGGGAATGTCACCACACTTGTGCCTGGCCCAGGAACACATGCTGTGCTGTTTCAAAATCTATGCCTGCAAATAAGTTTGTGCTG AAGAGGAGATTGGTACAGACAGGGACAGCCCCCAGGAATGAGCCACATGAAGAAGATGCCACGTGGAAACAAAGGGAGGAAGTGCCCCCTGCgagcccaggagagaggcctcaagAGAAACCAAGCCCGCCCGCACCCTGGTCTCGGACTCTCAGCCTCCGGAACAG CAGGGGAGTccaggacagagccccacatcacTGGGCAAGAAGACAGAACAGTCATTTCCTCTCCAACTTCATCACCACTATCCTCATAATTGCACTGGTGTGGGCAG CAAAGCTTCAAAGCTGCAGGCTGGCATCAGGCCATCAGAGTCACTCAAACCACAATGATGACATTTCCTGGAGTTCAGCATCCAGccttcttccccctctcccctcatcGTGCCTGGTCCTGTCACCAAAACGAAGAAAGATGGGAAAGAAGAATATTGTTTCCTTTACCCTTCAAAGTTCCCTGGGCCTCCCAGGAATAGAATATATTCCCCAACTTTCCCCAAATCTCTATGTCCCAACACTTCCAGGCAGTTATAAGCCATGGGCATCCGGGCAGACCCAGAAGAACATATGTCTTTTTCTCTAA
- the LOC112669474 gene encoding uncharacterized protein LOC112669474 isoform X5 has product MVSEKINKWRARRECHHTCAWPRNTCCAVSKSMPANKFVLKRRLVQTGTAPRNEPHEEDATWKQREEVPPASPGERPQEKPSPPAPWSRTLSLRNSRGVQDRAPHHWARRQNSHFLSNFITTILIIALVWAAHLFLGRIKSAFLDSKSKDKDCVKVQPLTFTSEIIVVKAKALICTSRALSE; this is encoded by the exons ATGGTCTCTGAGAAGATAAACAAGTGGAGAGCCAGAAGGGAATGTCACCACACTTGTGCCTGGCCCAGGAACACATGCTGTGCTGTTTCAAAATCTATGCCTGCAAATAAGTTTGTGCTG AAGAGGAGATTGGTACAGACAGGGACAGCCCCCAGGAATGAGCCACATGAAGAAGATGCCACGTGGAAACAAAGGGAGGAAGTGCCCCCTGCgagcccaggagagaggcctcaagAGAAACCAAGCCCGCCCGCACCCTGGTCTCGGACTCTCAGCCTCCGGAACAG CAGGGGAGTccaggacagagccccacatcacTGGGCAAGAAGACAGAACAGTCATTTCCTCTCCAACTTCATCACCACTATCCTCATAATTGCACTGGTGTGGGCAG CTCATCTATTCCTGGGGAGAATTAAGAGTGCTTTCCTGGATAGTAAAAGTAAAGACAAAGATTGTGTCAAGGTTCAACCACTGACTTTCACTTCAGAGATAATAGTTGTAAAAGCCAAAGCTTTGATTTGTACAAGCAGAGCTCTTAGTGAATAA
- the LOC112669474 gene encoding uncharacterized protein LOC112669474 isoform X9 — protein MVSEKINKWRARRECHHTCAWPRNTCCAVSKSMPANKFVLKRRLVQTGTAPRNEPHEEDATWKQREEVPPASPGERPQEKPSPPAPWSRTLSLRNRCHQHNRIRALSKALPCSQQIMNPPQSCSDRELS, from the exons ATGGTCTCTGAGAAGATAAACAAGTGGAGAGCCAGAAGGGAATGTCACCACACTTGTGCCTGGCCCAGGAACACATGCTGTGCTGTTTCAAAATCTATGCCTGCAAATAAGTTTGTGCTG AAGAGGAGATTGGTACAGACAGGGACAGCCCCCAGGAATGAGCCACATGAAGAAGATGCCACGTGGAAACAAAGGGAGGAAGTGCCCCCTGCgagcccaggagagaggcctcaagAGAAACCAAGCCCGCCCGCACCCTGGTCTCGGACTCTCAGCCTCCGGAACAG GTGCCATCAACACAACCGTATCAGAGCTCTCTCCAAAGCTCTGCCATGTTCTCAGCAGATCATGAATCCACCACAAAGCTGCAGTGACAGAGAGTTGAGTTAG